The following nucleotide sequence is from Pseudarthrobacter psychrotolerans.
AACACAAACGCGATGCTGGCCGCCAACGGGCTGGGCCTTTACAGCATCATCGTCCCCGGTCAAACGCTGAAGCTGACGGGCCCCGCCGTCGAGGTTTCCGCTCCGGCCCCGGCTCCGGCACCCGTTGCGTATTCACCGGCCTTCGTCCCCGAACCGGCGCCGGTCCAGGCCGCGCCCGCTGTCCGCACGATTTACGTTGCGGGCGCTGGCGGACAGGCCATGGTGGACGCCTGCATCGGGCCAATCCACTTCACACCCAACGACGGCTACTCGCTGTTTATCACGGAGCATGACTTCTGCGGCGGGTGGGCGCGTTTCTCCGGCATCGGCGTGGGCGAGACCGTCAGCATTCCGGGCTACGGGACGTACACGGCGACAGCCAGGGGCCAGGTCCCCAATCCGGGAACCACCAACGATGTCGTCGCGGTATTCGGCGGGTTCCCCCGGGCTGTCCTGCAGACCTGCATCCCGGGGACAAACCAGATGCTCCTGATCGCACTCAACTAGATCGCGCTGAACCAGGCCGGGTTTCGCGGTCCGGAGTTTCCAAAGCTTGTTCGCGGTTCCGAACCTTCAAGGCAAGGAGCCGCGAACAAGGCCATGCGGGAATTTGCCTGACTAGGCAGGCATCGGGTGGCGTTCGGAAATGTGCTCCACCAGTTCGCCCACGCGCTCCTCGGTGTAGTTGCGCGCAATGTCGCCCTGGCTGATGATGCCGACCATCTTGTGGTCGACAATAACCGGGAGCCGCCGGACCTGGTGCCGCTCCATGATTTCGATGGCTGCATCGACACTGGCATCGGCGTCAACCCAGTAGGGCTTGCCGGTGGCCAACTCGCGGGCCAGCATCTCGCGCGGATCACGGCCGGCAGCAACGCACCTGAGCACGATGTCGCGGTCTGTGATCATGCCCTTCAACTTGCCGTCGTCGCCGCAGATCGGCAGCGATCCACAGTCCAGATCCAACATCATCCGGGCAGCATCTGCGATGGACTGATGCTCCTTAACACACTGTGCATCCGTGGTCATAAATTCACGTACAACACTCATTGGTTCTCCTTCATCGATTGATGTATCGACACAGGGCATCGGGGGCACGTGCGCCGATGGTGCCAGCCTACGCCCGGGCCAACACTGATGTCGACGACGGTTTCTTGGCAGACTTCCGACGCTTGCTTTTCCCCGCTCCTTGGTCAAATCCCTGTGTAACGCTGCGGGGAACAGACCATAAGGCGGGGAAAACCCGAAGCGCGCCAGGAGCTGCGAACGGGCTTCGGATGGGAGTGGCGCCCTGGCGGCGGGCACAAAAAAGCCTCCGGAACCTGGTGGTTCCGGAGGCTTTTCCTTGGGTGGCAGATGAGGGATTCGAACCCCCGTAGGCGTTGCCAGCTGATTTACAGTCAGCCCCCTTTGGCCGCTCGGGTAATCTGCCGAACTTCAAAAGAAGATCACCCCCGGCTGCAGTGTTCAGAACGTCCGTTTCCGGGCCGTTCCGCTTCCAGTAACCGCGGGCAAGACAACTTTACAGAACTTCTGCCGAAGAATCGAATCGAGGGGGCAGACCCCGAAAAAGGCCGCCAAAAGCCCCGCCATTCCGCGGAAAACCCGGGACTCAGGCGTCGCCGAGAATCCGTCCGGCCAGCCTTGCCTCGAACTTCACGGCCTGCTCCTCGGTGATCTGGTTCAGCTGGACCGCCCGCAGCAGGTCCTCGCTCACACCGTCCATGCGGGCCGAGGCATCCGGGACCGGGCTGAAGATGATGGAGGCGGCGACGGCGGCTGCGGCAACCGAGGTTGCCGCAGTGGCCACGGCGCCGGCGGCTCCGGCGGTGGTTCGGGTGACGTAACGGACGGCGGTGCGTGGCATGGTGTTCCCTTTCGAGCTACTTCCAACTCGTTCAACTCTCCATCACCCGGCTTCGTTCCCGCAGTGCGTCCGCTATGAGGGAACTGTGAATCCGGAAACATGCCGATTCCGATCCAGTGCCGAATCCGCTCCAGCGCCACAGCCGGGCGATCCGTATTAGGCTGGAATACAGCGATCCGCGCCCTGCAGAGCCAATTCAGGGCACCCACCAACACAAGGAGAATCATGGCAGGCGATTCAACGTTCGACGTCGTAAGCAAAGTGGACAAGCAGGAAGTGGCCAACGCTCTGAACCAGGCACAGAAGGAACTGGTCCAGCGCTACGACTTCAAGGGTGTCGGCGCCGAGGTCGATTTCAGCGACGAGAAGATCCTGATGAAGGCGAACTCGGAGGAACGCGTCCTGGCCGTGCTGGACGTGCTCCAGTCCAAGCTGATCCGCCGCGGCATCTCGCTGAAGTCCCTGGACACCGGCGAGCCGTACGCATCCGGCAAGGAATTCCGCCTGGAAGCCTCCATCAAGGAAGGCATCGAGCAGGACCTGGCCAAGAAGATCAACAAGCTGATCCGCGATGAAGGCCCCAAGGGTGTCAAGTCCCAGATCCAGGGCGACGAACTCCGCGTCTCGTCAAAGTCCCGCGATGACCTGCAGGCCACCATGGCACTGCTGAAGGGCTTCGACGAGGCAGACCTGCAGTTCGTCAACTTCCGCTAGCTAACACCCCTCCGGGCGTAGGACACGCGATCGGCCTGGGGACCACTGAAGACCCGCGTCCGTAGGCTGGAAGCGCGTCCCAAGCCCGAACCCGCGTCCTGGGCCGGAAGTACGACGGCGGCGCCCCGGTATGTCAGCTGGCCTCAGTTCAGCGTCTCCTCGGTTCAGTTCGTCTCGGTTCAGCTTGTCCTCAGCTAAGCGGCCGGCCGGCGATCCGTTCCAGCCGGGCGATCCGCTCCTTCATCGGCGGGTGCGTGGCGAACAGCTTGGTCATCGTCCCGCCGCGGAACGGGTTGGCGATCATCAGGTGCGAGGTGTTGACCAGCTTCTGCTCCTGCGGCAGCGGCGCGATCCGCACCCCCTGCTCAATCTTGCGCAGGGCTGAGGCGAGCGCCAGCGGATCGCCGGTGAGCTCCGAACCGTCCTCGTCGGCGTCGTACTCCCTGGTCCGGGAGATGGCCAGCTGGATCAGCGACGCCGCAAACGGCGCCAAAAGCGCCATCGCCAGTATGGCCAGCGGGTTGGAGTTGCGCCGGTCGCCGCCGAAGAACAGCAGCATCTGGCCCACGGACGTGATGACGCCGGCCACCGCGGCTGCCACCGAGGACGTGAGGATGTCCCGGTTGTACACGTGCATCAGCTCGTGCCCTAGGACCCCGCGCAGCTCCCGGGCATCGAGCAGCTGCAGGATCCCCTCGGTGCAGCACACGGCGGCGTTTTTGGGGTTCCGGCCGGTGGCGAACGCGTTCGGGTTCATGGTGGGTGAGAGGTAGATGCGCGGCATCGGCTGGTTGGCCCGGACCGAGAGTTCCCGGACAATCTGGTAGAGCTGCGGGGCCTGGGCCTCCGTGACGGGGTAGGCCTGCATGGAGCGGATGGCAATCTTGTCGCTGTTCCAGTAGCCGTACGCCGTGGTGGCCACGCCGATCAGGGCCATGATCCAGATGGGCGCTGCACTGCGGGTATTGATCCCGATCAAGCCGCCCAGGCCCAGGAGCACCGCCCACAGGACGCCGAAGAGCGCCGCAGTTTTCAGGCCGTTGTAATGCTTGTGCACGTCCGGTCCTCCACGTCGCCCTGACTAAGTTGCCAACAAGGCATGGTCCTAAGGCACCGGGTCACGGGCATCGTACTGCCGGAAGCCCGGCTGCAGCTGTGCCACCAGCCAGGCCACCGCGATGCACAAAACCCCGCCCAGAAGCAGGACCCAGCCCTCACTCAAAATCTTAGTCCCGACGCCTGCCAGCAGGTCACCCACGCGCGGACCGCCGGCCACCACCACAATGAAGACGCCCTGGAGCCGTCCCCGCAGGTGGTCCGGCGCGGCGGCCTGCAGGATGGTGTTGCGGAAGACGGCACTGATGGAGTCTGCGATTCCGGCGAGGGCGCAGCACAAAGCCGCCGGGACCAGCCAAAGGGTGGGCCCGGCGTCGTCCGTCCTTCCTGCCAGGAGCACCACCACGCCGAAGCCGGCAATGGAGGCGCCCCAGCCCATCACCGACCACACCACGGCACTCCCCTGCCACCGGACATGGCCGAGCGGCCCCGAAAAGAGACCGGCCAGGAATGCGCCCACCGCGGTGGAGGCCAGCAGGATGCCCACTGTGGCTTCGCCGCCGCCGATCATCAGCGCACCGATGGCGGGCATCAGCGCGCGCGGCTGGGCCAGGATCATGGCCACGAGGTCGATGATGAAGGTCATCCGCAGGTTGGGCCGGGTGCCCAGGAACCGGAACCCTTCGATCACAGACCGCATGCCGGCCCGCCCGGCGCTCGCTGAAGGCGGCATGGAAGGCAGCCTGTAGACCGCCCAGAGCACAAACGCGAAGCTGATGAAGTCGATGGTGTAGGTCCAGCCGAAGCCCACCCATGCCACCAGCAATCCCGCCAGCAGGGGTCCCACTGTCATGGCCAACCCGAACGAAATCATGTTGAGCGCGTTGGCTGCGGGCAGCAGTTCCTTGCGGATCAGCGTGGGGATGATGGCACTGCGGGCCGGCTGGTTGATGGCCAGGGCGCCGCTTTGCAGCGCCACCAGGAGGTAGAGGACCCAGACGTTGCCCAGCTGCAGCCATGACTGAAGCGCGATCAGGCCGGTGGTCAGCCACAGGACAGAGGTTGCCAGGAGCACCACTGTGCGGCGGTTGTGGGAATCGGCGATGGACCCGCCCAGCAGGCCGCCGAACACCAGTGGCACCAGCGCAAACACACCCAGCAGGCCCACATAGAAACTGTCCTGCGTGAGCCGGTACACCTCCAGGCTCACGGCCACCAGCGTGAGCTGGCTCCCCACGGCCGAAACGGCGGAGCCCAGCCAGAGCCGGCGGAAGGCCGGGCTCTCCCGGAGCGGTCTGATATCGGCCAGCAGTTTCCCCACCTTGCAACCCTAATGGCGCCGCAGTGTCCTGTTCTGTCACACGCTTGGTATCCTCAGGCGGGGGAAAGGAACCGGCTTATGAATGTGTCCAGGCGGCTGCTTTTTGCCTCGGCTTTCTGGGAGGGTGCCCGGCCCCGGACTGCCCTGAACGCCGGCCATCTCCTGATCCGGCTCACCAATCCGGCCATCGCGTTCGATCTCCGCTCGGCCACCGACTGGCTGCACTGCCACAGCATTGCGCGGCAGGCCCTTGCCGAGGTTCTGGGTGCCAGCCGCTGCACTGTGGTGTTTGCGCACCGGTGGCACCCCATCGGAGCGGCCATCGGCGAACCGGAGGTGGAGTCCTCCACCCCCACGTTCCATGTGTTCGGGCGCTGGGACGCCGAGCCGGTCACGCCCGGCGAACAGCTGCGCCTTCCCGCGCAACGCCGGGTGCCGGCCGGCGCGGAAGAGCTCAAAGACTACGACGGCGGCCTCCGCGCCGCCCTGCGCCGGCTGTCTGTGGAGCAACAGGGAGCCGCGAGACGGCAGTTCGCGGCAATGCCGGCGAGCGGGACTGCCGCGAAGTGCCATCTCGAGGACCCGGCCCCGCGGGTGGACCCCACCCTCCCCGAACTCGTTACCAGGGCACCGCAGGTCAGGGCCGGCGCGCACCACACCATACTCTCCCCGGCGTTGCCGCCGGCGCCGGGCGGACCCGGCCTGACACCCGGCCAGCTGCTGGCGCTGGCCGGGGCCGTCCAGGGCCTGACCGAACGCCCCGGCGTGACCGGACTGAGCGGTGTAGTGCCGGAGCCCGGACCCGGCGGGCTCGAAGTCCACGCCATGGGCCGCTCGGCAGGAGAATCGGTCAACCCCATGCAGGAATTCCTGGATTTGCCGAAGGTAAGCCAAGCCTTATTGTGATCGACTCATAATAAGTGGTTCAATAGAAGCATGATGGAACACTTTGACGGCCACGACGCATGGGCTGCCGCCCTGCGTGCCCACGGCCGCCGGGTGACCAAGCAGCGGCTCGCCGTGCTGACCGCCGTCGAACATCACCCCCACTCCCCTGCGGAGAGCATCCTGGCCGCGGCGCGCGCCGAACTTCCCGAACTGACGGCACAATCGGTCTATGTGGTCCTGGGCGACCTGACCGATCTGCACATGCTGCGCCGCTTCGAGCCCCCGCATTCCCCGGCCTTGTATGAGACCCGCGTCGGTGACAACCACCACCACGCCATCTGCATCAGCTGTGGCCGCGTGGAGGACGTCGAATGCGCCGTCGGGCACGCGCCGTGCCTCACCCCGCACTGGGATGAGGGCTCCAAGCCGATGACCATCCAGATCGCCGACGTGATGTACCAGGGCATCTGCCAGGACTGCCAAGCGTCCCAAAAACTTCCTTCTGAACGTCCCTCACAAGTAATCGAGAAATAGGAGAAAAATGACTGCGAACATCTCAACAACCCAGTCCGGCGCGCCCGTCACTTCCGACGCGCACGCACAGTCCGTCGGTGCCGACGGCGCCATCATCCTCACGGACCACTACCTGATCGAAAAGCTCGCCCAGTTCAACCGCGAGCGCGTGCCGGAGCGCGTAGTGCACGCCAAGGGCGGCGGCGCGTTCGGTACGTTCAAGGCGACCTCGGACATCTCCAAGTACACCAAGGCCGCGTTCCTGCAGCCGGGCGCTGAGACCGAGATGCTGATCCGCTTCTCCTCCGTCGCCGGTGAAGCAGGCTCCCCGGACACCTGGCGCGACCCCCGCGGTTTCGCCGTCAAGTTCTACACCTCCGAGGGCAACTACGACCTCGTGGGCAACAACACCCCCGTCTTCTTCATCCGCGACGGCATCAAGTTCCCGGACTTCATCCACTCCCAGAAGCGCCTCCCGGGCACCCACTTGCGCGACGCCGACATGCAGTGGGACTTCTGGACCCTGTCCCCCGAGTCCGCACACCAGGTCACCTGGCTCATGGGCGACCGCGGCCTGCCGGCCTCCTGGCGTGAAATGCAGGGCTACGGCTCGCACACCTACCAGTGGATCAAC
It contains:
- a CDS encoding LysM domain-containing protein, encoding MYQLTAKTSEPPRRNFETDVPRVELIPGRRPISNKLWAGMATAAVISAFGVGALAGPAPTAELSAPPDAITTAASPVVRVARPLAAVPLDAPYVGSVEFGSAGAGAQPEVAAAVPPSAPAEAAPPPAPELAPAPAGDSNVYTVVPGDTVGGIAARYGVNTNAMLAANGLGLYSIIVPGQTLKLTGPAVEVSAPAPAPAPVAYSPAFVPEPAPVQAAPAVRTIYVAGAGGQAMVDACIGPIHFTPNDGYSLFITEHDFCGGWARFSGIGVGETVSIPGYGTYTATARGQVPNPGTTNDVVAVFGGFPRAVLQTCIPGTNQMLLIALN
- a CDS encoding CBS domain-containing protein, whose translation is MSVVREFMTTDAQCVKEHQSIADAARMMLDLDCGSLPICGDDGKLKGMITDRDIVLRCVAAGRDPREMLARELATGKPYWVDADASVDAAIEIMERHQVRRLPVIVDHKMVGIISQGDIARNYTEERVGELVEHISERHPMPA
- a CDS encoding YajQ family cyclic di-GMP-binding protein; translation: MAGDSTFDVVSKVDKQEVANALNQAQKELVQRYDFKGVGAEVDFSDEKILMKANSEERVLAVLDVLQSKLIRRGISLKSLDTGEPYASGKEFRLEASIKEGIEQDLAKKINKLIRDEGPKGVKSQIQGDELRVSSKSRDDLQATMALLKGFDEADLQFVNFR
- the htpX gene encoding zinc metalloprotease HtpX; the protein is MHKHYNGLKTAALFGVLWAVLLGLGGLIGINTRSAAPIWIMALIGVATTAYGYWNSDKIAIRSMQAYPVTEAQAPQLYQIVRELSVRANQPMPRIYLSPTMNPNAFATGRNPKNAAVCCTEGILQLLDARELRGVLGHELMHVYNRDILTSSVAAAVAGVITSVGQMLLFFGGDRRNSNPLAILAMALLAPFAASLIQLAISRTREYDADEDGSELTGDPLALASALRKIEQGVRIAPLPQEQKLVNTSHLMIANPFRGGTMTKLFATHPPMKERIARLERIAGRPLS
- a CDS encoding MFS transporter, producing the protein MGKLLADIRPLRESPAFRRLWLGSAVSAVGSQLTLVAVSLEVYRLTQDSFYVGLLGVFALVPLVFGGLLGGSIADSHNRRTVVLLATSVLWLTTGLIALQSWLQLGNVWVLYLLVALQSGALAINQPARSAIIPTLIRKELLPAANALNMISFGLAMTVGPLLAGLLVAWVGFGWTYTIDFISFAFVLWAVYRLPSMPPSASAGRAGMRSVIEGFRFLGTRPNLRMTFIIDLVAMILAQPRALMPAIGALMIGGGEATVGILLASTAVGAFLAGLFSGPLGHVRWQGSAVVWSVMGWGASIAGFGVVVLLAGRTDDAGPTLWLVPAALCCALAGIADSISAVFRNTILQAAAPDHLRGRLQGVFIVVVAGGPRVGDLLAGVGTKILSEGWVLLLGGVLCIAVAWLVAQLQPGFRQYDARDPVP
- a CDS encoding Fur family transcriptional regulator translates to MMEHFDGHDAWAAALRAHGRRVTKQRLAVLTAVEHHPHSPAESILAAARAELPELTAQSVYVVLGDLTDLHMLRRFEPPHSPALYETRVGDNHHHAICISCGRVEDVECAVGHAPCLTPHWDEGSKPMTIQIADVMYQGICQDCQASQKLPSERPSQVIEK